One window of Theropithecus gelada isolate Dixy chromosome 4, Tgel_1.0, whole genome shotgun sequence genomic DNA carries:
- the CCDC28A gene encoding coiled-coil domain-containing protein 28A, producing MPRAETRVTLGKQEKAGFPLGAWRPCLSRHFRKQRELPRRGSSDVSGAVFVAAAVASEAVGSLRVAEGGPNTLLQVLRSWPWCNKELKTMEERKVKRRSPKSFSAHCTQVVNAKKNAIPVSKSTGFSNPASQSTSQRPKLKRVMKEKTKPQGGEGKGAQSTPIQHSFLTDVSDVQEMERGLLSLLNDFHSGKLQAFGNECSIEQMEHVRGMQEKLARLNLELYGELEELPEDKRKTASDSNLDRLLSDLEELNSSIQKLHLADAQDVPNTSAS from the exons ATGCCGAGGGCGGAGACAAGAGTGACACTGGGGAAGCAGGAAAAGGCGGGGTTTCCGCTTGGGGCATGGAGGCCGTGCCTCTCACGTCACTTCCGTAAACAAAGGGAGCTGCCGAGGCGCGGGTCCAGTGATGTGAGCGGGGCTGTGTTTGTGGCTGCGGCGGTGGCTTCTGAGGCTGTCGGGTCTTTGCGGGTTGCGGAAGGGGGCCCCAATACCCTTCTTCAG gTCTTAAGAAGCTGGCCGTGGTGcaataaggaacttaaaacaatGGAAGAGCGGAAAGTGAAGAGGAGGAGTCCTAAGTCTTTTAGTGCCCATTGTACTCAGGTTGTCAATGCCAAAAAAAATGCCATTCCAGTGAGTAAAAGCACAGGGTTTTCAAATCCTGCATCACAGTCAACTTCACAGCGACCAAAGTTAAAAAg AGTGATGAAAGAAAAGACCAAACCTCAGGGCGGAGAGGGAAAAGGCGCTCAGTCAACTCCGATTCAGCACTCCTTCCTCACTGATGTCTCAGATGttcaggagatggagagagggCTGCTCAGTCTTTTGAATGATTTCCACTCTGGAAAACTCCAAGCCTTTG GAAATGAATGTTCCATTGAACAGATGGAACATGTTCGGGGAATGCAGGAGAAATTAGCTCGCTTGAATTTGGAGCTCTATGGGGAATTAGAGGAACTTCCTGAGGATAAGAGAAAAACAGCCAGTGACTCCAATCTGGATAGGCTTCTCTCAGAT tTAGAAGAATTGAATTCTTCCAT ACAAAAACTCCATTTGGCAGATGCACAAGATGTTCCAAATACTTCTGCTAGCTAA